In Choloepus didactylus isolate mChoDid1 chromosome 6, mChoDid1.pri, whole genome shotgun sequence, one DNA window encodes the following:
- the LOC119537075 gene encoding olfactory receptor 51V1, whose protein sequence is MKRLGNIMKECIEKQVQEENGEIFIFSRFASVSPSMNSSSFLLTGFSGLEKQYSWVSIPFSSIYAMVLLGNCMVLHVIWTEPSLHQPMFYFLAMLALTDLCMGLSTVHTVLGTLWGLLREISLDSCIAQSYFIHGLSFMESSVLLAMAFDRYIAICNPLHYSSILSNSRITKIGLAILGRSFFFITPPIICLKLFHYCRPHILSHSFCLHQDLLRLACSDIQFNSYYALMLVICTLMLDALIILISYVLIIKSVLAIASQKERQKSFQTCISHICAVLAFYIPIISLTMVHRFGKHLSPVVHILMGNIYILFPPSMNPIIYSVKTQQIRSRIFRLLSLKRH, encoded by the coding sequence aaatattcattttcaGCAGGTTTGCTTCAGTAAGCCCCAGCATGAATTCGTCTTCTTTCCTCCTCACTGGATTTTCTGGCCTAGAGAAGCAATATTCCTGGGTCTCCATCCCCTTTTCCTCCATCTATGCCATGGTGCTTTTAGGCAATTGCATGGTGCTGCATGTGATCTGGACTGAACCAAGCCTACACCAGCCCATGTTCTACTTCCTGGCCATGCTGGCCCTTACTGACCTGTGCATGGGACTCTCAACAGTGCACACAGTGCTAGGTACTCTGTGGGGGCTTCTTCGAGAGATCAGCTTGGATTCCTGCATTGCCCAGTCCTATTTTATCCATGGTCTGTCCTTCATGGAGTCCTCTGTCCTCCTCGCTATGGCCTTTGACCGCTATATTGCAATTTGCAACCCACTGCATTATTCTTCCATCCTGAGTAATTCCAGGATTACCAAAATTGGACTTGCCATATTAGGTAGGAGTTTCTTCTTTATTACACCCCCTATTATCTGTCTGAAACTCTTCCATTACTGCCGCCCGCACATCCTCTCTCACTCTTTCTGCCTCCACCAGGACCTTCTCCGCCTAGCCTGCTCAGACATCCAATTCAATAGCTACTATGCCCTGATGCTGGTAATCTGCACTCTGATGTTGGATGCTTTAATAATCCTCATCTCCTATGTCCTGATTATTAAGTCAGTCCTGGCAATTGCCTCCCAGAAAGAGAGGCAAAAGTCATTTCAGACTTGCATCTCCCACATCTGTGCTGTCCTTGCATTCTATATTCCTATCATTAGCCTAACAATGGTGCACCGTTTTGGCAAACATCTCTCCCCAGTAGTCCATATCCTTATGGGCAACATCTACATCCTTTTCCCACCTTCAATGAACCCCATCATCTACAGTGTCAAGACCCAACAGATTCGCAGCAGAATATTCAGACTCTTATCTCTGAAAAGACACTGA